A DNA window from Polyodon spathula isolate WHYD16114869_AA chromosome 18, ASM1765450v1, whole genome shotgun sequence contains the following coding sequences:
- the LOC121330675 gene encoding phospholipid phosphatase-related protein type 5-like isoform X1: protein MFFRFSFTIMLYFQLVIMAGTVMLAYYFEYTDTFNVHVQGFFCYDSSYTKPYPGPEEISAIPPALLYSVVAGVPTLVIFITECVVFFLQIATKDFENREKTIVTGDCCYLNPLVRRTVRFLGVYTFGLFATDIFVNAGQVVTGNLAPHFLTVCKPNYTSLGCQQAIRFISNQEACTGNVDDIIRARKTFPSKEAALSVYAALYLAMYITSTMKDTGSRLAKPVLCLGLMCTAFLTGVNRVAEYRNHWSDVIAGFIIAVAIATFLVVCVVHNFKRRHSESKKTEPDSLRNIPMSDLPRIESPMEKYPPAVKNHITFAEVT, encoded by the exons ATGTTCTTTCGCTTTTCTTTCACGATCATGCTTTATTTTCAGCTGGTGATAATGGCAGGGACTGTCATGCTGGCTTATTACTTCGAGTACACCGACACTTTCAACGTACATGTTCAAGGATTTTTCTGCTATGACAGCTCGTACACCAAGCCCTATCCAGGACCCGAGGAAATAAGTGCGATCCCTCCAGCTCTCCTGTATTCAGTGGTTGCGGGTGTCCCAACTCTGGTT ATCTTTATTACAGAATGCGTGGTGTTTTTCCTTCAGATTGCCACAAAAGATTTTGAAAACCGTGAGAAGACAATAGTAACTGGAGATTGCTGTTACCTGAACCCACTGGTGCGCAGGACCGTCAGGTTTCTTG GAGTATATACATTTGGACTTTTTGCCACCGATATTTTTGTAAACGCTGGGCAAGTGGTGACAGGGAACCTTGCACCTCACTTCCTTACAGTGTGCAAACCTAATTATACAAGCCTAGGCTGCCAGCAGGCCATTCGATTTATCAGCAACCAGGAGGCCTGTACTGGCAATGTGGATGACATCATTAGAGCCAGAAAAACCTTCCCCTCCAAAGAGGCAGCTCTCAGTGTGTACGCTGCGCTCTACCTGGCT atgtacatcACTAGTACAATGAAAGACACAGGCTCAAGACTCGCAAAGCCTGTGCTGTGTCTGGGTCTGATGTGTACGGCGTTTCTCACTGGAGTGAATAGGGTAGCTGAATACCGGAACCACTGGTCTGACGTGATTGCAGGATTTATAATCGCTGTGGCAATAGCAACCTTCCTG GTGGTGTGTGTGGTGCACAACTTCAAGCGAAGGCATTCAGAAAGTAAAAAAACTGAGCCAGACAGCCTGCGCAATATACCTATGAGTGACCTCCCAAGAATAGAAAGCCCAATGGAGAAATATCCTCCAGCAGTAAAG AATCACATCACCTTTGCCGAAGTCACATGA
- the LOC121330675 gene encoding phospholipid phosphatase-related protein type 5-like isoform X2, which translates to MAGTVMLAYYFEYTDTFNVHVQGFFCYDSSYTKPYPGPEEISAIPPALLYSVVAGVPTLVIFITECVVFFLQIATKDFENREKTIVTGDCCYLNPLVRRTVRFLGVYTFGLFATDIFVNAGQVVTGNLAPHFLTVCKPNYTSLGCQQAIRFISNQEACTGNVDDIIRARKTFPSKEAALSVYAALYLAMYITSTMKDTGSRLAKPVLCLGLMCTAFLTGVNRVAEYRNHWSDVIAGFIIAVAIATFLVVCVVHNFKRRHSESKKTEPDSLRNIPMSDLPRIESPMEKYPPAVKNHITFAEVT; encoded by the exons ATGGCAGGGACTGTCATGCTGGCTTATTACTTCGAGTACACCGACACTTTCAACGTACATGTTCAAGGATTTTTCTGCTATGACAGCTCGTACACCAAGCCCTATCCAGGACCCGAGGAAATAAGTGCGATCCCTCCAGCTCTCCTGTATTCAGTGGTTGCGGGTGTCCCAACTCTGGTT ATCTTTATTACAGAATGCGTGGTGTTTTTCCTTCAGATTGCCACAAAAGATTTTGAAAACCGTGAGAAGACAATAGTAACTGGAGATTGCTGTTACCTGAACCCACTGGTGCGCAGGACCGTCAGGTTTCTTG GAGTATATACATTTGGACTTTTTGCCACCGATATTTTTGTAAACGCTGGGCAAGTGGTGACAGGGAACCTTGCACCTCACTTCCTTACAGTGTGCAAACCTAATTATACAAGCCTAGGCTGCCAGCAGGCCATTCGATTTATCAGCAACCAGGAGGCCTGTACTGGCAATGTGGATGACATCATTAGAGCCAGAAAAACCTTCCCCTCCAAAGAGGCAGCTCTCAGTGTGTACGCTGCGCTCTACCTGGCT atgtacatcACTAGTACAATGAAAGACACAGGCTCAAGACTCGCAAAGCCTGTGCTGTGTCTGGGTCTGATGTGTACGGCGTTTCTCACTGGAGTGAATAGGGTAGCTGAATACCGGAACCACTGGTCTGACGTGATTGCAGGATTTATAATCGCTGTGGCAATAGCAACCTTCCTG GTGGTGTGTGTGGTGCACAACTTCAAGCGAAGGCATTCAGAAAGTAAAAAAACTGAGCCAGACAGCCTGCGCAATATACCTATGAGTGACCTCCCAAGAATAGAAAGCCCAATGGAGAAATATCCTCCAGCAGTAAAG AATCACATCACCTTTGCCGAAGTCACATGA